In one Tachysurus vachellii isolate PV-2020 chromosome 24, HZAU_Pvac_v1, whole genome shotgun sequence genomic region, the following are encoded:
- the taf5 gene encoding transcription initiation factor TFIID subunit 5 translates to MAAVHDGPSDIESEKETKPDALSDESPSNLPGIMSGTLSTSLHGSTTASAVAPKTEEQQQTLLAVLQFLKRNKLTESVDILRREAGLQEEPEEDRGAEAAAPGLNSGCGDASSLLSRVSAQSGAPAKGGDDQPDVSVVLSAYSQQGDPSLYQVYYSGLKKFIESVLDCHRAELSQLFYPLFVHMYLELVYNNHETEAKAFFEKFSGDQECYYHDDLHVLSGLTKKAHMKGNETLLDFRTSRFVLRISRDSYQLLKRHLQERQNNQIWNIIQEHLYIDIFDGMPRSKNQIDSTSGSLAGEAVREANKAKVYYGLLKEPEIEVPLDDEDEEAENEEGKPKKKKPKKDSMGSKSKKQDPNAPQQNRIPLPELKDSDKLDKIMYMKEATKRLRLGAETLPSICFYSFLNAYQGLTAVDVTDDSSLIAGGFADSTVRVWSVTPKKLRKVKSSAELGLIDKESDDVLERIMDEKTSSESKILYGHSGPVYAVSFSPDRNYLLSSSEDGTIRLWSLQTFTCLVAYKGHNYPVWDTQFSPHGYYFVSGGHDRVARLWATDHHQPLRIFAGHLSDVTCTRFHPNSNYLSTGSADRTVRLWDVLNGNCVRIFTGHKGPVHSLAFSPNGKFLASGSTDGRVLLWDIGHGLMFGDLKGHSDTIYALKFSRDGEILASGSMDNTLRLWDVTRAIDDVETDDFTAATGHIHLPDNSQELLLGTYLTKSTPVIHVHFTRRNLLLAAGAYTSQ, encoded by the exons CAGACTTTACTCGCCGTGCTGCAGTTCTTAAAGAGGAACAAACTCACGGAGTCGGTGGATATTCTGCGGCGTGAGGCGGGTTTACAGGAAGAGCCGGAGGAGGATCGCGGGGCAGAAGCTGCAGCCCCGGGGCTCAACAGCGGCTGTGGGGACGCCAGCTCACTCCTCAGCAGGGTGTCTGCTCAAAGCGGCGCTCCGGCTAAAG GTGGAGACGACCAGCCAGATGTCAGCGTCGTCCTCTCGGCATACAGTCAGCAGGGGGATCCTTCGTTGTATCAGGTGTACTACAGCGGGCTGAAGAAGTTCATCGAGTCCGTGCTGGACTGCCACAGGGCCGAGCTGTCGCAGCTCTTCTACCCGCTCTTCGTGCACATGTACCTGGAGCTGGTTTACAACAACCATGAAACTGAAGCGAAGGCGTTTTTCGAAAA GTTCAGCGGTGACCAGGAATGCTACTACCACGACGATCTGCACGTGCTTTCCGGCCTCACCAAGAAGGCGCACATGAAAGGCAACGAGACTCTGCTGGATTTCCGAACGAGTCGCTTCGTGCTGCGGATTTCCCGCGACTCCTACCAGCTGCTGAAGCGGCACCTTCAGGAGCGGCAGAACAACCAGATCTGGAACATCATCCAGGAGCACCTTTACATCGACATCTTCGATGGCATGCCACGCAGCAAGAATCAGATCGACAGCACGTCCGGCAGCCTGGCCGGAGAAGCAGTCCGAGAGGCCAACAAAGCTAAG GTGTACTACGGATTGCTGAAGGAGCCAGAGATCGAGGTCCCTCTCGACGATGAAGACGAAGAGGCCGAGAACGAAGAGGGCAAACCCAAGAAGAAGAAACCCAAGAAGGACAGCATGGGTTCAAAAAGCAAGAAGCAGGATCCCAACGCACCACAACAAAACAG GATTCCTCTACCAGAACTGAAGGACTCTGATAAACTGGACAAAATCATGTACATGAAAGAGGCCACGAAGAGGCTTCGTCTGGGTGCTGAAACTCTGCCCTCCATATGCTTCTACTCATTCCTCAACGCTTACCAG GGTCTGACAGCCGTGGACGTTACAGACGACTCCAGTCTGATAGCCGGAGGCTTCGCCGATTCCACGGTGCGCGTGTGGAGCGTGACGCCCAAGAAACTCCGCAAGGTCAAATCCTCAGCAG aACTCGGTCTCATAGACAAGGAGTCAGATGACGTGCTAGAAAGGATAATGGACGAAAAAACATCCAGCGAGTCCAAGATCCTGTACGGCCACAGCGGGCCAGTGTATGCCGTCAGCTTCAGTCCTGACAG GAATTATCTGCTGTCGAGTTCAGAAGACGGCACCATCAGGCTGTGGAGCTTGCAGACTTTCACCTGTCTGGTAGCTTATAAAGGACACAATTATCCAGTGTGGGACACTCAGTTCTCTCCACATGGATACTACTTTGTGTCTGGAGGACATGACAGAGTGGCACG GTTATGGGCCACTGACCATCACCAGCCTCTGCGTATATTCGCCGGCCATCTCTCCGACGTCACCTGCACACGCTTCCACCCAAACTCTAACTACTTGTCCACGGGCTCAGCCGATCGCACCGTTCGCCTCTGGGACGTCCTGAACGGCAACTGCGTCCGCATTTTTACCGGACACAAG GGACCCGTCCACTCGCTGGCATTCTCACCGAACGGGAAGTTTCTGGCGTCTGGCTCAACCGACGGCCGGGTCCTGCTGTGGGACATTGGCCACGGACTCATGTTTGGCGATTTGAAGGGTCACAGCGACACCATCTATGCTCTCAAGTTCAGCAGAGATGGCGAGATCCTCGcctcag GCTCCATGGACAACACGCTCCGGCTGTGGGACGTCACCAGAGCCATCGACGACGTGGAAACGGACGATTTCACAGCAGCCACGGGTCACATTCACTTACCCGACAACTCTCAGGAGTTATTACTGGGAACGTATCTGACCAAATCCACCCCCGTCATCCACGTTCACTTCACCAGACGCAACCTGCTACTGGCTGCCGGCGCGTACACCTCCCAGTGA
- the atp5md gene encoding ATP synthase membrane subunit DAPIT, mitochondrial, with translation MAGHDSGTHQFTGIAKYFNSYTITGRRNCVLATYASIAAIILFFKLKPKKEKAVTAS, from the exons ATGGCTGGTCACGACTCCGGGACACACCAATTCACAGGCATCGCCAAGTACTTCAACTCCTACACCATCACAGGAAGGAGGAAT TGTGTCTTGGCCACATATGCCAGCATCGCTGCCATTATCCTGTTCTTCAAACTGAAGCCCAAGAAGGAGAAGGCTGTAACAGCGAGCTAA